Below is a genomic region from Solidesulfovibrio fructosivorans JJ].
AAGCACGCGCTTCGTAACGCGCTGCTGCCGGTCATCACCATCCTGGGGCTTTCCGTGCCCGGGCTCATCGGCGGCTCGGTCATCATTGAATCCATCTTCGCGTTGCCGGGCCTTGGGCAACTCTTCTACCAGTCGGTCATGGCCCGCGATTATCCGCTGATCATGGGCAACCTCGTGCTCGGGGCCGTCCTGACCCTGGCCGGCAATCTGCTGGCTGACGCCGGCTACGCCCTGGCCGATCCGCGCATACGCCTTGGAGGGCGTGGCCGCTAAGGATAGAGGCGAAGAAAAGTATGGTGTTAGAAAAGAACATTATCATGTTTTTTGGGTGGATACGCCTTGGAGGACGGGACCGTGCGTGAGGCGTTCGGACGCTTTCTGCGGCGGCATCTGCCGCGGCACGGCATGCTGTGGGCCGGGCTCCTCCTGGTCGGCGGTATTTCGCTCGCCTCCCTCGCCGCGCCCTACGTGACGCCCTACGATCCGCTGTCCCTAAACGTCGACGCCATCCTCACCCCTCCCGGGCCGACCCATCCCCTCGGCACCGACGCCCTGGGCCGCGACGTGCTCTCGCGCCTGCTCTACGGCGGGCGGGTGTCGCTTTGGGTCGGGTTCGTGGCCGTCGGGCTTTCCGTGTCCATCGGGCTTGCGCTCGGGCTTTGCGCCGGCTATTTCGGGGGGCTCGTCGACGAGGTCATCATGCGCGGCGTGGACGTGATGCTTTGTTTCCCCTCGTTTTTCCTGATCCTGGCCGTCATCGCCTTCCTCAACCCGTCGCTGATCAACATCATGGTCGTCATCGGGCTCACGTCCTGGATGGGCGTGGCGAGGCTGGTGCGGGCCGAGACCCTGACCCTTCGCGGCCGCGAATTCGTGCTGGCCGCCAAGGTCTCGGGCATGCGGGCCCCGGCCATCCTTTTTTTCCATATCCTGCCCAACGCCGCCGCGCCGGTGCTCGTCTCGGCGACCCTCGGCGTGGCCGGAGCCATTTTGACCGAATCCTCGCTCAGCTTCCTGGGCCTTGGCGTGCAGCCCCCCATGCCGAGCTGGGGCAACATGCTCATGGAAGGCAAGGAAGTGCTGGAGGTCGCCCCGTGGCTGTCCATTTTCCCGGGGCTGGCCATATTGCTCACCGTGCTCGGCTACAATCTCATCGGCGAAAGCCTGCGCGACATCCTGGACCCCAGGCTGCGCCAGTAGGATACGAGGCAAGGCGGCGCGTATGATCGAAGTGCTGCGGATAAAGAATCTGGCGCTCATCGACGACCTGGAGCTGGAACTCGGCCCCGGGCTCAATGTGCTGACCGGCGAGACCGGGGCGGGCAAGAGCTTCATCGTCTCGGCCGTCAATTTTCTCACCGGCGAGAAGATGCGGCCCGAGCTCGTGCGGGCCGGCTGCGACAAGGCCGTGGTCGAGGCGCTTTTCGTCCAGGACGGCGAGGACCTCATCTTGCGCCGGGAGCTGGCCGCCGGAACCGGGCGCAGCCGCATCTACGTGGGCGACTCCCTGGCCTCGCGCGAGACGCTGGCCGCCATGCGCCCGAGGCTCCTGCTCCACGCCTCCCAGCACGGCCAGCAACGCCTGCTCCAGCCGGCCTTTCAGGCGGCGCTCCTGGACGCCTTTCTGCCCGATCCCGCCCCCCTGGCCGAGCGCAACCGGCTGGTCAAGGAGTTGACCGATATTGCCGGCCGCATCCGCGAACTCGATGCCAAGGCCTCGTCCCTGGAGGAAAAACGCCAGTTCCTGGAGTTCCAGCAGACCGAGATCAAGAAGGTGAATCCGCTCCCCGGCGAGGAGGAGGAACTGAGCGCCAAACGGGCGGCCCTGGCCCAGGCGCGCAAGGCGTCGGAAGCGCTGTCCAAGGCCCTCGAGTGCATCGAGCGCGAGCCCAAGCTCCTCGACGGCCTGGCCGACCTGCACGCCGAGCTGCTCCACGCCGGCGCGGTCGCGCCGGAATTCACCGACGACGCCGAGGCCGTGGCCGCCTTCCGCCATCAGCTTAAGGACATGGCCGTGCGCCTGCGCCGCGCCCCGGCGGCCGGGGCGGCCGTTTCGGCAAGCGATGCCGAGGCCATCGAAAAACGCCTGTTCGAGCTGGCCCAGCTGCGGCGCAAGCTGCATAAATCCCTGGCCGAGATCGTGGACCTCGGGGGGCAAGTCACGGCCAACCTCGATTTTCTGGACGGGTGCGCCCTGGACCGCAAGCAGCTGGCCCGGGAGGAAGCCGCCGGCATGGAGGCCCTGGCCACGGTGCTGGACACCCTGGCCGAGGCCCGGCGCGCGGCGGCCAAACGTCTGGCCGACGCCCTGGAGGATATCCTGCGCGGGCTCGGGTTCTCCAAGGACGTGAAGGTCATTTTCGAATTTTCCCCGGCCACGGTCCATACCCCGGTGGCCGTGGCCGCGCCGGCGCTTGTCGAGGACAGGGCCCGCATCCTGTGGCGGCCCAATCCCGGCCAGCCGCCCCAGCCCCTGGACAAGATCGCCTCGGGCGGCGAGCTTTCCCGCTTTTTGTTGGCGCTCATGTCCCTTTCCGCCGAACCCGGCGGCCCGACCCTCATTTTCGACGAGATAGACGCCGGCATCGGCGGCCTGACCCTTGGCAGCGTGGGCGAGTACGTCAAAAAGCTTTCCGGGACCTCGCAAATCGTGCTGATCACCCACTGGCCCCAGCTGGCCCGGCTGGCCGACCGGCATTTTTTCGTGCGCAAGTCCGTGGAAAACGACCAGACCAGCACCCGCTGCACGCGGCTTTCCGGCCAGGCCGTGGCCTCGGAGCTGGCCCGTATGGCCGGCGGCGGCGAGGCCGGCGTGGCCATGGCCCAACGGCTGCTCACCGATCTGTAGCATCCTTTCCTTCCAGGCCGTAACGGATAGCCGGGGGCGCCGCGCTTGAAGCGGGGGGGGCGTCCCGGCCCCTTGCCGGGCGCGGGCGTCGGGGATAGGTTGGTCTCGCGGCGGATAACCCATGGAGGTCCCCCCCATGTCGCCCCAGGTCGAAACGATCCTGCTGGCCGTGGATTTCTCGGAGGCCGCGCAGTACCTGGCCGAATACGCAACCATCTTCGCCAAAGGGCTCGGCGCCCGGCTGCTCGTGCTCTACGTCTCGCCGAGCATGAACCGCTACGCCAGCCTCTACGTGCCGCCCCAGAGCATCCGGACCCTGGTCGACCAGATTCTGGAAGGCGCCAACCGGGTCATGGGCGAGTTCATGGACGCGCGCTTCGCGGACATGGCGGCCGAGGGCCGGGTGGAATACGGCTACGCCCCGGAAAAGATTCTGGAAGTGGCGCGCAAGGCCGGCGTGGACATGATCATCATGGGCACCCACGGCCGGCGCGGCGTGGACCGCATTCCTTTCGGCTCGGTGGCCGAAAAGGTGGTCAAGACGGCCACCGTGCCCGTGCTGACCGTGCGTCCGGTCTGAGACCGGCGGCCTTTTTTCGGAAAACGGCGTGAGACCGTTGCCCAAACCGGGCGCATGGCGTATGGAGAGAACCTCTATCCCCCTGCAACGCGGAAGGTCCCATGGCCGACGACGTCCCGAGACAATATCTGACGTTTCGCCTTGGCAACGAATGCTTTGCCCTGGAATCCCTGGTGGTGTCCGAGGTGCTCGACGTGCCGGCGATCACCTGGGTGCCCCTGTCTCCGGACTATTTGCGCGGCGTCGTCAACCTGCGCGGCAACGCGGCCACGGTGGTGGACCTGCGCCGCAAGCTGGAACTCGGTGAGGCGGACGAGGGTGAGACGTCCTGTCTGGTCATCGTGGAGCGCGATTTCGACGGCGAGACGCTTCCCGTGGCCGCCCTGGCCGACGACGTGCACGAGGTGGTGGAAATCGCCCCGGCGGACATCGCCCCGCCCCCGGACATGGGGCTGCCCGTGCCGCCGCGCTTCGTCAAGGGACTGGCCATGGTGGACGGCGGCTTCGTCATGGTCCTCGACCCGGACCGGCTTTTTTCCCTGGAAGAGGTCTCCGCCCGTCGGCGCTAGGCCCCTTTTACGCTCCCTTAACAAATCTCTTTCGCAGCCGGATCCGAGGCTGCATTACCGCATTTGCGCGGCGCATATGCCAGGACTCCCCTGTATTCCGTCGAAAGTCTTTGGAAAGGGGGCCCGGGGGAAGAACCTTTCCGCAAGAAAGGTTCTTCCCCCGGTCTTTCAATCCCCGTACAGGCGGCGGTACATCATGGCGTTGGCCGTGATGCGCCGCACGTAGTCGCGGGTTTCGGTGTAGGGAATGAGCTCGGTGAAAAGTTCCTGCCCGAGCCCGCCCAGGTGCCGCGTCCAAAGCCGGGCCCTGGTCTGCCCGGCGTTGTAGCCGGCCAGCGCCGCGGCCAGACCCCCCGCCTTCTCCACCCGCTCCCGAAAAAAGGCCACCCCGAGCCTGATGTTGACCGCCGGATCGAACAGTTGCCGACGCGTCACCTTGAGATCGAGCTTTTTGCCCACGGACTTGGCCGTGGCCGGCATCAGCTGCATGAGCCCCACCGCCCCCGCCCCGGACACCACCTTGGGGTCGAAAAAGCTCTCTTGCCGGATCAGCGAATAGACCATGTCCGGGTCGATGTCCGAACCCTTGAGCGCCGCAACCACCAGCCGGTCGTAGGCCCGGGGGTAGAGCGCCTGGCGCAGCGGGGCCAGATCCGCCGCCGTGCCGCGCAGCAGGCAGCCGCCGAACGTGCGCCAGGCCGTGCGCAGGACCGTGCCGCGACGGCCCATTTCCTCCGCCGCCGCAATATTCGCCATGGCCAGGTCGGCCCGTTCGGGCATGGCCCGGCTGGCGAAATCGAGCTCCATTCCGGCCAGCGACGGCAGGCCCGAATCGGCGAGCAACCGGGCCTTGTCCAGGTCGTCGGCCGCTTGTTGCGAAAAGCCGTCGGCATGTCCCGGGCACGTCGGGGTGCGGCGCACCGACGAGGCGACCACGTCCGGGACCGCCTTGCCGAGCCCGGCCAGGGCGGCGGCGGCCTTGCCGCCGTAATAGGTATTGGGGCGGCGGGACATGGCCTCGAGATAGGCGGCCGCCGCCTCCTCGGGCCGGTCCAGGGCGGCCAGCGCCTTGCCCCGCCAGAAGCGCGCCCCGTCGGCCCAGTCGTCGTCCGGGAAACGGGCCGTAAACGCCTCCAAATCCGTGACCGCCCCGGCCATGTCCCCGGTGACGTAGCGCAGGATCGCGGTCAGCGACGCGCCCTGGGCGGCCAGATCCGGCGAGACGGCCAGTCCCTTGAGCTGCTGCGCCGCGTCGAGGGCCTCCTTGAAATGTCCGTTTTCGGCCAGCACCAGGGCGAGATGGCGCGCCGCCACCTCGCGCAGGGGGTCGTCGCGGCTGGGCGCGGCCAGCACCCGGCGCAAGAGCGCCTCCATGCGGGCGATGTCCTCGGCGTCAAACGAGCGCCACAGACAGCGCGCCTCGTGGTAGCGGGCCCAGCCGGCCAGCGGCGCATCGGGATCGATTGCGGCCGCCTTGGCGAACATTCCGGTCGCCGCCCGGAACTTGCGCTGGCGGTAGAGCGCCTTGCCGCGCACGTAATCGGCCCGGGCCGCCTGTCCGGCGTCGAAGCCGTGGCTGCCCTGCAACAGGGTCAGCGCCGCCTCGGGCGAGCGCTTCTCCACCATGGCCTCGGCCCGCAGCAGCACGTTGGCCGGCGTGTCCGGATCGAAGGCGCAGGCCGCGTCCTTCCCTTTGGCGCAAAGCGCCCGGGCCAGGGCGTTGCCGGCGGCGGCGGCTTTGGACGCCGGCCAGGTGAGCGACAGATGGCGCAAGAAGTCCGCCGCTTTGCGGTCCTGGCCGAGTGCGGCGGCGGCCACGGCGGCCCGCAGCCAGACTTCCGGGGCCAGCGGCGCGGCGGCCTCGGTGAGCCAGCTTTCGGCCAGGGCCAGCGTTTTCTCGTGGTCGCCGAGGCGGGCGGCGCTTTGAAGGGCCAGATACTGGCCGTCGCGGCCGAGAAAGGAGGTTTCCGGCGCGGCGGTGAGCGGCGTGAGCGCATTGAGGGCCCCGGCCGCGTCCCCGGCCAGGTAGAAGCCCAGTCCCGCGTAATAGGCGGCGACATCGGCCAGGGGGCCGGCCTTCGACACCACGGCGGCCAGCCGCGCCGCGCCGGCGGCCTCACGGCCGGCCAGCACCTCGTTTATGCCCAGGGCCGTTGCATAGCCCGCGGCGGCGTTTTCCCCGTTCACGGGCCGGGGCGCCTTGTCCAGGCTGCCCCCGAGCCGGGCCGAACGGGGCAGGGGAATGCCGTCCGGCGCGGCGGGCGGTGACCAGGGCTCCCGTCCCGCGGCCCCGACAGTATCGGAAAGCGCGGCAACGAGCGTCAGGACCAGGGCAATCCATACCCAACCAAACCGATCGGAGAAGCATTTTATTCCCGGCATGCGCATGCGGAATATCCTACCTTGGCGAGTCGTATATGGCCATTTTCCTTGATGTCTCGAACAAGGACACCCCTTGACTAAACGTGAAATTCGTGACTAACAAGCCGGAGTTTTCAGGGGTCCGCTATGAGTATTCGGGTTTCGCGCGTTTGTCGCGCGAAGCCTGTGCCTTTTTCCACCCGTCAAGGAGGTCGGTATGTCCTTCGCGCAGTCCTGGGATTTCACGCCGGGCGCCCGCGTCGTTGTAGACGATCTGCGAAAGTGCTCGCGTGAATACGAGTGGCTGGAGGAACCTTACGTCTCGCCCGACGGCGAGACCGTGGCAATGGTAGCCGCTTTGCCGGACGCCGAGTTTTCCCTGGCGGTCAATGGTGAAGTCTGGGAGGAAACCTTCGACAAGATCTGGTATCCGCGCTTTTCCCCGGACGGCAGGTTGACCGCGCTCGTGCAGTCGGCCGGCGAATGGACCATGGCCGTCGACGGCGCCGCCTGGGAAGAACAGTACGGCTACATTTGGAACACCCTTTTCTCGGAGGCCGGCGACGTCATCGCCGCCCCGGTCCAGATCGACGGCCGGTACGGCATGGTGGCCAACGGGACCGTCTGGGAAACCCTCTTCGAGAACGCCAACATGGTGGCCCTGTCCCGCGACGGGTCCGCCTCGGCGGCGGTCGTCCAGGTCAAGTCCCTGGCTCAGGCCGACATCGAGACTTTCCAGAACGGCATCTTCAGCGTGGCCGTAAACGGCGTCGCCTGGGATTCCATCTTCGTCAACTGCTGGAATCCGGCCTTCGACGCCGCGGGCAAGCGCGTGGCCGCCACCGTGCGCCGCACGCTCTACGACTACACCATCGCCGTGGACGGCAAGGCCTGGGAAGGCGCGTACGCCTGCGCCTGGGGCCCGGTCTTCAACCCGGCCACGGGGCAGGTCGCCGCGCCGGTGCGCAAGGCCGGGGCCTGGGGCATGGCCATCGACGACAAGATGGTCTGGGAACCCCGCTTCGCCCAGGTCTGGCATCCGGCGTTCTCCGCCGACGGCTCCAAGCTGGCGGCCATCGT
It encodes:
- a CDS encoding ABC transporter permease → MLWAGLLLVGGISLASLAAPYVTPYDPLSLNVDAILTPPGPTHPLGTDALGRDVLSRLLYGGRVSLWVGFVAVGLSVSIGLALGLCAGYFGGLVDEVIMRGVDVMLCFPSFFLILAVIAFLNPSLINIMVVIGLTSWMGVARLVRAETLTLRGREFVLAAKVSGMRAPAILFFHILPNAAAPVLVSATLGVAGAILTESSLSFLGLGVQPPMPSWGNMLMEGKEVLEVAPWLSIFPGLAILLTVLGYNLIGESLRDILDPRLRQ
- a CDS encoding DNA repair protein RecN → MIEVLRIKNLALIDDLELELGPGLNVLTGETGAGKSFIVSAVNFLTGEKMRPELVRAGCDKAVVEALFVQDGEDLILRRELAAGTGRSRIYVGDSLASRETLAAMRPRLLLHASQHGQQRLLQPAFQAALLDAFLPDPAPLAERNRLVKELTDIAGRIRELDAKASSLEEKRQFLEFQQTEIKKVNPLPGEEEELSAKRAALAQARKASEALSKALECIEREPKLLDGLADLHAELLHAGAVAPEFTDDAEAVAAFRHQLKDMAVRLRRAPAAGAAVSASDAEAIEKRLFELAQLRRKLHKSLAEIVDLGGQVTANLDFLDGCALDRKQLAREEAAGMEALATVLDTLAEARRAAAKRLADALEDILRGLGFSKDVKVIFEFSPATVHTPVAVAAPALVEDRARILWRPNPGQPPQPLDKIASGGELSRFLLALMSLSAEPGGPTLIFDEIDAGIGGLTLGSVGEYVKKLSGTSQIVLITHWPQLARLADRHFFVRKSVENDQTSTRCTRLSGQAVASELARMAGGGEAGVAMAQRLLTDL
- a CDS encoding universal stress protein, with the protein product MSPQVETILLAVDFSEAAQYLAEYATIFAKGLGARLLVLYVSPSMNRYASLYVPPQSIRTLVDQILEGANRVMGEFMDARFADMAAEGRVEYGYAPEKILEVARKAGVDMIIMGTHGRRGVDRIPFGSVAEKVVKTATVPVLTVRPV
- a CDS encoding chemotaxis protein CheW; the encoded protein is MADDVPRQYLTFRLGNECFALESLVVSEVLDVPAITWVPLSPDYLRGVVNLRGNAATVVDLRRKLELGEADEGETSCLVIVERDFDGETLPVAALADDVHEVVEIAPADIAPPPDMGLPVPPRFVKGLAMVDGGFVMVLDPDRLFSLEEVSARRR
- a CDS encoding lytic transglycosylase domain-containing protein, producing MRMPGIKCFSDRFGWVWIALVLTLVAALSDTVGAAGREPWSPPAAPDGIPLPRSARLGGSLDKAPRPVNGENAAAGYATALGINEVLAGREAAGAARLAAVVSKAGPLADVAAYYAGLGFYLAGDAAGALNALTPLTAAPETSFLGRDGQYLALQSAARLGDHEKTLALAESWLTEAAAPLAPEVWLRAAVAAAALGQDRKAADFLRHLSLTWPASKAAAAGNALARALCAKGKDAACAFDPDTPANVLLRAEAMVEKRSPEAALTLLQGSHGFDAGQAARADYVRGKALYRQRKFRAATGMFAKAAAIDPDAPLAGWARYHEARCLWRSFDAEDIARMEALLRRVLAAPSRDDPLREVAARHLALVLAENGHFKEALDAAQQLKGLAVSPDLAAQGASLTAILRYVTGDMAGAVTDLEAFTARFPDDDWADGARFWRGKALAALDRPEEAAAAYLEAMSRRPNTYYGGKAAAALAGLGKAVPDVVASSVRRTPTCPGHADGFSQQAADDLDKARLLADSGLPSLAGMELDFASRAMPERADLAMANIAAAEEMGRRGTVLRTAWRTFGGCLLRGTAADLAPLRQALYPRAYDRLVVAALKGSDIDPDMVYSLIRQESFFDPKVVSGAGAVGLMQLMPATAKSVGKKLDLKVTRRQLFDPAVNIRLGVAFFRERVEKAGGLAAALAGYNAGQTRARLWTRHLGGLGQELFTELIPYTETRDYVRRITANAMMYRRLYGD
- the tmcD gene encoding electron transfer complex subunit TmcD gives rise to the protein MSFAQSWDFTPGARVVVDDLRKCSREYEWLEEPYVSPDGETVAMVAALPDAEFSLAVNGEVWEETFDKIWYPRFSPDGRLTALVQSAGEWTMAVDGAAWEEQYGYIWNTLFSEAGDVIAAPVQIDGRYGMVANGTVWETLFENANMVALSRDGSASAAVVQVKSLAQADIETFQNGIFSVAVNGVAWDSIFVNCWNPAFDAAGKRVAATVRRTLYDYTIAVDGKAWEGAYACAWGPVFNPATGQVAAPVRKAGAWGMAIDDKMVWEPRFAQVWHPAFSADGSKLAAIVAPSFGVFTVAVDGTPWDATFPVVTDLAISPAGGRVAAIGNDQNTNFTVICDGKVWSGQYDMAWPLVWSADGAHLAVAVERAGRFTVVCDGKAYPQSFDKCFDPAFSPDGTKVLIRAIADGKLHRIVAPLTAFTG